One stretch of Dyella jiangningensis DNA includes these proteins:
- a CDS encoding high-potential iron-sulfur protein produces MSHEKDIESRRRFLKAAAGTAAAAVVIGGGLPRFARAADLPHVAESDPTAKALGYVEDASKTSDAKHKAGDDCANCQFYSGGATGYGPCQLFPGKSVNAKGWCVSHAPKKA; encoded by the coding sequence ATGTCGCATGAAAAAGATATCGAATCGCGTCGTCGCTTTCTCAAGGCTGCAGCGGGAACTGCCGCGGCCGCGGTGGTGATTGGTGGCGGCTTGCCGCGTTTCGCGCGTGCTGCGGACCTTCCCCACGTGGCTGAATCCGATCCGACGGCGAAGGCCCTCGGTTACGTCGAAGACGCCAGCAAGACGAGCGATGCGAAGCACAAGGCCGGCGACGACTGCGCCAACTGCCAGTTCTACTCCGGTGGTGCGACGGGTTACGGTCCGTGCCAGCTGTTCCCCGGCAAATCGGTCAATGCGAAGGGCTGGTGCGTGTCGCACGCGCCGAAGAAAGCCTGA